Proteins co-encoded in one Flavobacterium fluviale genomic window:
- the atpB gene encoding F0F1 ATP synthase subunit A: protein MVISNKPLSFILAAFVASLPIMGFANPENDTTHVQTETAHEEKVVSHNAPEEGEHAALDPKAKVDAFIDHHLQDSHDFVFFSDEKENKHYGFSLPVILIDGGLKIFSSSKLHHGEAVAEVDGNFYKLVHGKIYKTDAAGTINFNEHGHPENEKPLDFSITKNVVSMLFVAVLLFLMFTALARSYKKGPIPTGFGRVLEPLIIFIRDEIAVPNIGEKKYRKYMGYLLTVFFFVWLLNLLGMTPLGINVTGNIAITVCLAAFTFIITQFSANKDYWGHIFWMPGVPVPMKIILAPIEVLGTLTKPFALLIRLYANITAGHVVIMSLIAMIFVGKNLAADLPISLGLTLFISVIEVLVAFLQAFIFTMLSSLFIGMAVQDHDHAHHHEDETAII, encoded by the coding sequence ATGGTGATTTCAAACAAACCGCTCAGCTTTATTCTTGCCGCTTTTGTAGCTTCTCTACCAATTATGGGTTTTGCAAATCCAGAGAATGACACAACGCATGTTCAAACTGAAACAGCTCATGAAGAGAAAGTAGTTTCACACAATGCCCCTGAGGAAGGAGAGCATGCTGCTCTTGATCCAAAAGCAAAAGTGGACGCTTTTATTGATCATCACTTACAAGATTCTCACGATTTTGTTTTCTTCTCAGATGAGAAAGAAAATAAACATTATGGTTTTTCATTACCAGTTATACTTATTGATGGAGGATTGAAAATTTTCTCTTCTTCAAAATTACACCACGGTGAAGCAGTTGCAGAAGTTGACGGAAACTTTTACAAATTAGTTCACGGTAAAATTTACAAAACTGATGCTGCCGGTACAATTAACTTTAACGAGCACGGACATCCAGAAAATGAAAAACCATTAGATTTTTCTATTACAAAAAATGTAGTGTCAATGCTTTTCGTTGCAGTGCTGTTATTTTTAATGTTTACTGCTTTAGCAAGATCATATAAAAAAGGACCAATCCCAACTGGATTTGGTAGAGTTTTAGAACCACTTATTATTTTTATTAGAGACGAAATCGCTGTTCCTAATATTGGTGAGAAAAAATACCGTAAATACATGGGTTACCTATTAACTGTATTTTTCTTTGTTTGGTTGTTAAACTTATTAGGAATGACTCCACTAGGAATTAACGTTACAGGTAATATCGCTATTACAGTTTGTTTAGCAGCATTTACTTTCATCATTACACAATTTAGTGCAAACAAAGATTATTGGGGGCACATTTTCTGGATGCCTGGAGTACCAGTTCCAATGAAAATTATTTTAGCTCCGATTGAAGTTTTAGGAACACTAACAAAACCATTTGCATTATTAATTCGTTTGTATGCAAATATTACTGCAGGTCACGTAGTAATTATGAGTTTGATTGCTATGATTTTCGTAGGTAAAAATTTAGCAGCAGATTTGCCAATCTCATTAGGTTTAACATTGTTTATCTCTGTTATTGAAGTTTTAGTTGCATTTTTACAAGCGTTTATCTTCACGATGTTATCATCACTATTTATTGGTATGGCTGTTCAAGATCATGATCATGCTCACCACCACGAAGACGAAACAGCAATTATTTAA
- the atpE gene encoding ATP synthase F0 subunit C produces MGTIPTLVGAGLVVIGAGLGLGKIGGSAMDAIARQPEAAGKIQTAMIIIAALLEGLAFAALILGK; encoded by the coding sequence ATGGGAACAATTCCAACTTTAGTAGGTGCAGGTTTAGTAGTAATCGGTGCAGGTTTAGGTTTAGGTAAAATCGGTGGATCTGCTATGGACGCTATTGCTCGTCAACCAGAAGCTGCTGGTAAAATTCAAACTGCGATGATTATTATCGCGGCTTTATTAGAAGGTTTAGCATTCGCTGCTTTAATCTTAGGAAAATAA
- a CDS encoding F0F1 ATP synthase subunit B, translated as MDKLINDFSFGLFFWQALILLVLILLLVKFAWKPIMESITAREEGIKNALLSAENAKREMENLQADNQRILNEARAERDAMLKEAREMKEKMIADSKNEAQEAGRKMIEQAKAAIESEKNAAMAELKSQVSTLSLSIAEKLLKEELSNKESQTKLVEKMLGDVKLN; from the coding sequence ATGGATAAGTTAATTAACGATTTTTCATTCGGTCTATTCTTTTGGCAAGCTTTAATCTTGTTAGTATTAATTTTACTTTTGGTGAAATTTGCATGGAAACCAATTATGGAGTCTATTACTGCAAGAGAAGAAGGTATTAAAAATGCATTGCTTTCTGCTGAAAATGCAAAGAGAGAAATGGAAAATTTACAAGCTGACAATCAAAGAATTTTGAATGAAGCTCGTGCAGAACGTGACGCGATGCTAAAAGAAGCTCGTGAAATGAAAGAGAAAATGATTGCTGATTCTAAAAACGAAGCACAAGAAGCTGGTCGAAAAATGATCGAGCAGGCTAAAGCTGCTATCGAAAGTGAAAAGAATGCTGCAATGGCAGAATTGAAATCTCAAGTTTCAACTCTATCATTAAGTATTGCTGAGAAATTATTGAAAGAAGAATTATCTAACAAAGAATCTCAAACTAAATTAGTTGAGAAAATGTTAGGTGACGTAAAGTTAAACTAA
- a CDS encoding bactofilin family protein: MFEKVKKSGTEQLGKTNRIVEGTSIVGDIVSKADFRLDGELIGNFTSQGKIVIGAKGSVKGEIICNNADIEGEFHGKIKVLEILNIKSTAQIHGEVAVGKLSIEPGADFTATCTMLAHSNQVIMLEDGKGAE, from the coding sequence ATGTTTGAAAAAGTAAAAAAAAGCGGCACAGAGCAATTAGGAAAAACAAATCGTATTGTAGAAGGAACATCAATAGTAGGAGACATAGTCTCGAAAGCCGATTTCAGATTAGACGGCGAACTGATTGGAAATTTTACTTCACAAGGAAAAATTGTAATAGGAGCCAAAGGATCAGTCAAAGGAGAGATTATTTGTAATAATGCAGACATTGAAGGAGAATTTCATGGAAAAATAAAAGTTCTTGAAATCCTTAATATTAAATCGACTGCTCAAATACATGGAGAAGTAGCAGTAGGAAAACTTTCTATAGAACCTGGCGCTGATTTCACTGCAACCTGCACCATGCTGGCTCACTCAAACCAAGTAATAATGTTAGAAGATGGAAAAGGAGCCGAATAA
- the atpG gene encoding ATP synthase F1 subunit gamma — protein sequence MANLKEIRNRITSVSSTMQITSAMKMVSAAKLKKAQDAITAMRPYAEKLTELLQDLSATLEGEVGGDYTTQREVKKVLLVAITSNRGLCGAFNSNIIKEIKNRTEFYAGKQVDVFAIGKKGNDALSKTHKVHGHHNAIFDHLTFENVAGIADNLTEKFLSGEYDRIELIYNQFKNAATQIVQTEQFLPLAPIKTDVAVSTGDYIFEPSKEEIVLTLIPKSLKTQLYKGIRDSFASEHGARMTAMHKATDNATELRNQLKLTYNKARQAAITSEILEIVGGAEALNG from the coding sequence ATGGCAAATTTAAAGGAAATCCGTAATAGAATTACTTCCGTTTCATCGACGATGCAGATTACATCGGCTATGAAAATGGTTTCTGCTGCAAAGCTTAAGAAAGCACAAGATGCAATCACTGCAATGCGTCCTTATGCCGAGAAATTAACGGAGTTATTGCAAGATCTTTCTGCGACACTTGAAGGTGAAGTAGGAGGAGATTACACAACACAACGTGAAGTAAAAAAAGTATTGCTTGTAGCTATAACTTCTAACAGAGGTTTATGTGGTGCATTCAATTCAAACATTATTAAAGAGATTAAAAACCGTACAGAGTTTTATGCTGGAAAGCAAGTTGATGTTTTTGCTATTGGTAAAAAAGGAAATGATGCTTTAAGCAAAACTCATAAAGTTCACGGTCATCATAATGCAATTTTTGATCATTTAACTTTTGAAAATGTTGCAGGAATTGCAGATAATTTGACTGAGAAATTTTTATCTGGAGAATACGATAGAATTGAGTTAATTTACAATCAGTTTAAAAATGCTGCGACTCAAATTGTTCAAACAGAACAGTTTTTACCGTTAGCACCTATTAAAACAGATGTGGCAGTTTCTACAGGAGATTATATTTTTGAACCTTCTAAAGAAGAAATTGTTTTAACTTTAATTCCGAAATCTTTAAAAACGCAATTGTATAAAGGTATCCGTGATTCATTTGCTTCTGAGCATGGTGCACGTATGACTGCTATGCACAAAGCAACAGATAATGCAACTGAATTAAGAAACCAATTGAAATTGACTTATAATAAAGCGCGTCAGGCTGCAATTACAAGTGAGATTTTAGAAATCGTTGGTGGAGCAGAAGCTTTAAATGGATAA
- the atpH gene encoding ATP synthase F1 subunit delta codes for MASTRAAIRYAKAILDLANSKGVAEAVNNDMKSIAAAIDTNTELSTFIQNPTTKVEVKESALLEVFADVNGVTKGLFHLLFENKRFEILNAIALEYNKLFDESNGVEVAKVTTAIPMDAALEAKVLAKVATLSDKKITIENIVDPSIIGGFILRIGDNQYNASVANRLQVLKRELSN; via the coding sequence ATGGCAAGTACAAGAGCAGCAATTCGTTATGCAAAAGCAATTCTAGACTTAGCAAACTCTAAAGGTGTTGCCGAAGCTGTCAATAACGATATGAAATCAATTGCAGCAGCAATCGATACTAATACAGAATTGAGTACCTTTATCCAAAACCCAACAACAAAAGTTGAAGTTAAAGAAAGTGCTCTACTAGAAGTTTTCGCAGATGTAAATGGAGTAACAAAAGGATTATTTCATTTATTATTTGAAAACAAAAGATTTGAAATTCTGAATGCAATCGCATTAGAATACAATAAATTGTTTGATGAAAGTAATGGTGTTGAAGTAGCGAAAGTTACAACTGCCATTCCGATGGATGCTGCTTTAGAAGCTAAGGTTTTAGCAAAAGTTGCAACTTTATCAGATAAAAAAATTACAATTGAAAATATAGTAGATCCTTCAATTATTGGTGGATTTATTTTAAGAATAGGCGATAATCAATACAACGCTTCTGTTGCAAACAGATTACAAGTATTAAAAAGAGAGTTAAGTAATTAG
- a CDS encoding AtpZ/AtpI family protein, with protein sequence MEKEPNNNRRNKWLAFINIPFQMGVIIFVFSYFGTWLDENHPSPKVYYNTIFVMLGVGVALYNVIRQVNDINKTK encoded by the coding sequence ATGGAAAAGGAGCCGAATAATAATAGGAGAAATAAATGGCTTGCATTTATTAATATTCCTTTTCAAATGGGAGTAATTATCTTTGTATTCTCATACTTTGGAACTTGGCTTGACGAAAATCATCCAAGTCCCAAAGTATATTACAACACCATTTTTGTTATGCTTGGAGTTGGAGTCGCATTATATAATGTAATTCGCCAGGTAAACGATATTAATAAGACAAAGTAG
- the atpA gene encoding F0F1 ATP synthase subunit alpha: MAEIKPAEISAILRKQVEGFESGATLEEVGTVLQVGDGIARVYGLSNVQYGELVEFDNGMEGIVLNLEEDNVGVVLLGPSTGLKEGSTAKRTQRIASLKVGEQMVGRVVNTLGFPIDGKGPIGGDLYEMPLERKAPGVIFRQPVTEPLQTGVKAVDAMIPVGRGQRELVIGDRQTGKSTVCIDTILNQKEFYDAGKPVFCIYVAIGQKASTVAGIAKMLEEKGAMAYTVIVAANASDPAPMQVYAPFAGAAIGEYFRDSGRPALIVYDDLSKQAVAYREVSLLLRRPPGREAYPGDVFYLHSRLLERACKVIADDGIAKNMNDLPDSIKSIVKGGGSLTALPIIETQAGDVSAYIPTNVISITDGQIFLDGDLFNSGVRPAINVGISVSRVGGNAQIKSMKKVSGTLKLDQAQFRELEAFAKFGSDLDSVTLNVIEKGKRNVEILKQGLNDPYTVENQVAIIYAGSKNLLRNVPVEKVKEFEADFLAYLNSKHKDTLNALKGGKLDDTITDVIEKAAKEISAKYN, encoded by the coding sequence ATGGCGGAAATCAAACCTGCTGAAATTTCAGCAATATTAAGAAAGCAAGTAGAAGGTTTTGAATCTGGTGCTACGCTAGAGGAAGTAGGAACAGTACTTCAAGTTGGAGACGGTATTGCTCGTGTTTACGGGCTGTCTAATGTACAATATGGAGAGTTAGTAGAATTTGATAACGGTATGGAAGGTATCGTATTGAATCTTGAAGAGGATAATGTTGGGGTTGTACTTTTAGGACCATCAACTGGACTTAAAGAAGGATCTACTGCAAAAAGAACTCAACGTATTGCTTCTCTTAAAGTAGGTGAGCAAATGGTAGGACGTGTTGTTAATACTCTTGGTTTTCCAATTGACGGAAAAGGACCAATCGGTGGAGATTTATACGAAATGCCTTTAGAAAGAAAAGCACCTGGTGTTATCTTCCGTCAGCCGGTAACTGAGCCATTACAAACAGGTGTAAAAGCTGTTGATGCTATGATCCCAGTTGGTCGTGGACAACGTGAGCTTGTTATTGGTGACCGTCAAACAGGTAAATCAACTGTTTGTATCGATACAATCTTAAATCAAAAAGAATTTTACGATGCAGGAAAACCTGTATTCTGTATATATGTTGCAATTGGGCAAAAAGCGTCAACTGTAGCAGGAATCGCTAAAATGTTAGAAGAAAAAGGGGCAATGGCTTACACAGTTATCGTTGCTGCAAATGCTTCTGATCCAGCTCCAATGCAAGTTTACGCTCCATTCGCTGGTGCTGCAATTGGAGAATACTTTAGAGATTCTGGTCGTCCAGCTCTTATCGTTTATGATGATTTATCTAAACAAGCTGTTGCTTACCGTGAGGTTTCTCTTTTATTAAGAAGACCACCGGGACGTGAGGCTTACCCTGGAGACGTTTTCTACTTACACTCTCGTCTATTAGAGCGTGCTTGTAAAGTAATCGCTGATGATGGTATCGCTAAAAATATGAACGATTTACCAGATTCTATCAAATCTATCGTAAAAGGTGGTGGTTCATTAACTGCTTTACCAATTATCGAAACTCAAGCTGGTGACGTTTCTGCATATATCCCAACAAACGTAATTTCGATTACAGATGGTCAGATTTTCCTTGATGGAGATTTGTTCAACTCTGGGGTTCGTCCTGCAATTAACGTAGGTATCTCTGTATCTCGTGTTGGAGGTAATGCTCAAATTAAATCTATGAAAAAAGTTTCTGGAACTTTAAAATTAGACCAAGCTCAATTCCGTGAATTAGAAGCTTTCGCTAAATTTGGTTCTGACTTAGATTCTGTTACTTTAAACGTAATTGAAAAAGGAAAAAGAAACGTTGAGATCTTAAAACAAGGTTTAAATGATCCTTATACAGTTGAAAACCAAGTAGCTATTATCTACGCTGGTTCTAAAAACTTATTAAGAAACGTTCCTGTAGAAAAAGTAAAAGAATTTGAAGCTGATTTCTTAGCTTACTTAAACAGTAAACATAAAGATACGCTTAACGCGTTGAAAGGTGGTAAATTAGATGACACTATTACAGATGTTATCGAAAAAGCAGCAAAAGAAATTTCAGCAAAATATAACTAA